GTGAAGGACATCTTTAAAGCTTTGGAGTCATTTTGAACTCTTCACATTGGAGCCATTCCAGAAGTTTTAGATAGCTGGACCAATTTCCCATTAGAATTGCTCCTCTCTCAGGCTTCTGTTCCTCactccccacctccccaccccgctcaagtgatcaatttcccaccagttgctccatgggtgcattttgagctGCAGCAACCTCCAGTTCCCTGCACCGTTTTGAGATCCTGTCTTTTCAGgattagcggccccgtggcgcagagtggtaaagcatcaGTACcacagtactgtgatctgaactctctgctcacgacctgagtttgatcccagcaaaagctggatcTGGTAGCCGGCCCAATATTGAcagagccttccatccttccgaggtcggtaaaatgagtgcccagcttggtggggggaaggtgtaaaagactggggaaggcaatggcaaaccaccccgtaaaaagtctgccgtgaaaacgttgtgaaagaaacgtcaccccagagtcggaaacgaccggtgcttgcacaggggatctttcctttccttttcaggaTTGCGTTGCCATGCGGGGAATTGAAGGTTGCTGAAGCTCAGAATGtgcccatggagcaactggtgggaaatcaattgCTTGGTCCAagaaaaacagaagcctgggagcAGAACAATGCTAGTGGGAAATGTTCCcggatttgtttttaatatgttggattacaccttccaaggtcggtcaaatgagaccccagcttgctgggggggggggagtgtagctgactggggaaggcaatgacaaaccaccccataaaaagtctgccgtgaaaatgttgtgaaagcaacatcattccagagtcagaaacgactggtgcttgcacaggggacctttccttccttacaCATAAATGTGAACGACACAAGAAGccgctttatactgaatcagatttcTGTTCCATAAGGTCAGTGCTCTCTACTTGgatgggcagtggctctccaaggtcacaGGCTGCCACATCACCTCACTGCTGTTTGTTCCACAAATCTGTGGTCTGTTTCACCCAATAGAAACGCTCTGTGAAGTCTAGTTGAGGAGGAAGAAAATAGGACTTATTGCAATAAATGTGTGAGGAGGACAAAGCCATGGTCTGCAAACCAAACTGTTCCACTCCTTTCAGGATGGTCAAAACCTTATATACCCTTGATGGCATGTTGGCACATGCACGTACTAATTGGCTGcaacatccagcataatttcatcATGATAGTCAGCTACGCACTACTAATACATTTTATCAAGATTGCATCAGCTCATCTGTGGCACACCAAGAAATTCAGTATGGGTgcctccaaggctttttttgtagcaggaagtcctttgcatattaggccacaccccctgatgccaccaatcctcctggagcttacaggaggccctgcactaagagccctgtaagctcttggagaattggctacattagggaggcgtggcctaatatgcaaaggacctcttgctacaaaaaaaaaaaaagtaagctcGGTGCATCTGTCTTTACCAGTTAAATCTGATTTGGGGCCTGAGAGAAGGAACAATAAAGTTTATGTTTCTGCTAGAAATAAAGATGGTATGTAGCTGTCTTGGTCTCAGCACCTGTGCTGAGGGACTAACTCTTATTTCGTTTTCAGCCAAGCTTGACTGTTAACCCTTAAAAATCTTAATTAAGCATACTTGTTGCCTTTCCAACTAAAGTTGTCTCCCACCTAtctgattaataataataattttttaaaaaattaaaaacctggggtgcggtcacacgtaccattagtgacgacacagctccatctggctgacagattaaatgtgttcgttcagacagccacatctggcaatcgagcgtcatccaggttcatccaggcttgctacgcatgaatggcgcattaatttgacagtacataaaatccggccctttttcaaaacagcggcacaagatcggctttttgttgtttggacagctcacgcatgatactgcctctcacctttttttttttaaagaaagccccagcagacatgcgcattgccaaatcatccgggaatctgaggtgacgcttctgcttctccaatcaatacaggatcggagggggggggggggaacgttatcccactattcagaacaggaaaaaattcttcttctttttttttcaatgtggaggatttcaagatatcattgtcactggcaatttctaggaaaataattcctggcagttccgtggtttggatcggcaatgtaaattttggaaactttcgcccttcccccctgcctctaaagaaagttttgatttcccagctccaaacagttgggcgcatgttcaatggaccccctcccctcccagaaatcaccatctgattacgcatgctccaagaaaggagcgtgatagtattggatgtctgatcgcgcacaacagaatgaattgcattcttggatgctcgtctgaactgccctgcatcgaatcaatattcagcagttcagatttgagcgctatacacccgcttttaatggtaggtgtgaccgcacccctagagatgtcagggactgaactgggaaacttctgcttgccaagcagatgctttgccactgagccacaatccctccccTTGATTTTGGACCAATGTCGTGAATGCTGAACAAAACTCAAGCACAATGTTCCCAAACAATAATAGCTCAACCTATAACTGCAAAGAGATTCAAATCTGAATCACCTGCTATCTTGGGGGATGGGACTATAGGAGTGGCCGCCTGCCTGGGATCAGTATTAACCTGCCCCTCACCTGGCCCAAGGAGGACATTGCAGCCTGTTCCCTACACTAGTTGCCTTGTGCCTCTGCTGCTAGCTGGCCCCTGGCTAGCCCAATGTCTCTGGGCATCACAGAAAACTGGAAAGTGGCATTACATTGGGCTtctgaggtcccccccccacccaacactTCCCTTCTTGGCATAGTCTCCTGTCTCCTCAGAGGTGTGTGCAGGACAACATCAGGTAAGACACTGGGCACATATTTATTTGGTAATTGCTTCTAGAGAATTTCCCCTGTTGTTAACATCACATCGTGAGAACTCAGGAACTCAGAGTACAAAAATAACCATACCCCAGATGGTAATCATCTTCTGCAAAAAATAAACGGAAATAAGAAGCCCACACAGCTTGCTCCTTGTTCATTGCCCATCTCAGTGCCCTGAAGTTCTACTTGCAAAGCTTCCTTGAAGGACACCTTGAGAGCTTTGGAGTCTTCTTGATCTTTGATGCTGGACTGTTCCAGAAGAGGTAAGTTTGAGATATCCCATAACCACTCTTTCATTTGCCTTAGGAGAACATTGGCATTAACTACGCATCTTTTTAACGTATGATAGAGAGATTTGATCTATTGGGATATCTATTAACATCATGAGGAGTCAAGGGAAGGGGAAGCTGCTATGGAAGTAGGCTGGCTGACAAGAGACCAGATGAGGGAGTGGACAAGACAACGGAGTTGTGGGGAGAAGAGacaggggggcagggatggttGGACAGGCTTTGTGGAGAGCCAGCATGATTTAGTGGTTAAAAGTGTTGAGTTGTGccctagagaactgggtttgataccccactcttcctccttgtgaagcatgctgggtgaccacgatggtgtggggtctggagaccaagtcctatgaggaaaggttgaaggagcttgggatgtttagcctggagaggaggtggctgagaggtgatatgatcaccatcttcaagtacttgaagggctgtcatctagaggatggtgtggaattgttttctgggggcccagaaggtaggaccagaaccaatgggttggaattaaatcaaaagagttttcagctcaacattaggaagaacttcctgactgttagaacgattcctcagtggaacaggctccctcaggaggtggtgggctctctttccttggaggtttttaaacagagactagatggccatctgacagcaatgaagatcctgtgaatttaggggaaggtatttgtgagttcctgcattgtgccaggggttggactagatgaccctggaggtcccttccaactctatgattttatgattctatgaccttgggccagtcagagttctctcagcactctctcagcctctcCTGCTTCATAAGTTGCTAATTGtgtggagaggaaagaaagatgattgtgagctgctttgagtctccttaaggagactgaagaaaaaaaggaaggtaGAGGGGGAGGAGAAGTTGCTGGCTAATGTTGAGagtaaagggaggaagggaaaatgggaaaaatgggaaaaatggGAGATGGAAGTGTCGTAGGAGTCAGATATCATGATTCTGGTGTCAGAAGACAGTGAGTGAATTTCCCTGTGAGTTTTTCAAAGGTCACTTCTAGATCTCTTCAGTTTCTTGACTGATTAGGAAAAGGCTATTCCTGAGTGCTCAAGTGGTGACTTTGTACATGTTGTCAAAGAGTTCtgaaaagaagatattgaagaatatattggatttatatcccaccctatattctgaatctcagagtctcagagcggtcacagtctcctttaccttcccctggccccacaacagaaaccctgtgaggtagatggggctgagagagcttttacagcagcttccctttcaaggacagctcctacgagagctatggctgacccaaggccattccagcagctgctgcaagtgaaggagtggcgaatcaaacctggttctcccagataagagtctgcacatttaaccactacaccaaactggctctccaaaagtagagttttcatgagtcagaaaACAAAAAAGTTTTCTACTCTTTGTCTACAGTTTTTCAGGAATGATCCTTTGGCTGAGGGCTACAATCCCAGAGAATTCTATACCAACTGGATGTGGTGAGTTAATTCTGGGAAATTATTGTGCCTTTAGAATACAAACACTTTCTCTTATGTTGTTGAAATGTGTGATACTGACTCCTTTGTGTGATGCGTACAGTCCTTGAGAATTTCATCCTGATTGATTAACAGGGATAGAAGATCCTAGAGGGCGCCTATAGAGAAAGAGTTATTGTGTAAATTCCTGTCTTCATGTATGTTTTGTAAACCGTTTCTGCCCTAGAAATAGCTTTTGCGGTTGTAATAGAAGAAGTGGAGTTAGAAAATATTTATAAGGATTGCCATTTCAATCTTaattcaatcatttttttttttcaaatgatcCAATGTTTAGGGCAAGAGACGAAAGGCAAAAAATTAAGCTGCGCGGTTATTTGCTCATCTACTTGGAATATAACATTACCTTTCTTGTCTCTTCTCTCCTGCCAGGATTGTCTATAAAACAAAAAGCCTAGATTGCCTGCAATGGCCAATTTCAGCAAGACATCCTTGTCCTCTGTGGATTATGGACCACAATCTGATGCTATGTACATTAATACTCTGTCACCGAGTCATAATATTTCCAATGGTGGACCAGATGAGAATTCCAGTTCTGATTCTAGCTTCATGTTATATATTCACATCTTCATGTTATATATTTGCATCGTTGGACTTGTGGGGAATGGAATTGTCATCTACCTTCTCTGTTTCTGCATTAAAAGGAACCCTTTTACAATGTGCATCCTGAACCTGGCTGTTGCTGACTTTGGGGTCCTTCTGATCCTTAATCTGAGTGTTATTTTAATACTGACCGACATAGAAAATGAACATGGGTTTACATTTCTTCAGTGGTTTGCCTTATTCATGTATACTGCGAGTCAACTTCTATTGATCGCCATCAGCATTGACAGGTGTGCCTCTGTCCTCTTCCCCATCTGGTATCGATGCCACCGGCCACGACAACTGTCCACCACAGTGTGTGCCCTGTTGTGGGTTCTCTCCTTCCTGACCTCTGGCAGTACAGCAATTTTGCAGCATTTTGGGGCATCCTGGACAGTTTATTATACATTTACTGCAGGTTCTGTTGTTTTCTTCCCTCTGGTCATTACCTCCACCATGATTCTGTTGTTCAAGGTGTTCTGTAAAGCACAGCCGCGTCAGAGAGGAAGAGTTCTAACCATTGTGTTAGTTACTCTCCTTTTCTACTTAATCTTTGCTTTCCCCATGAATGCTATTTACACACTCAATTATTTTGCTGACGATAAACACGTACATCTAGAAATGTATGCCGACTTATGCGCCTGCCTCAACAGCTGTGTCAACCCGTTGATCTATTTCTTGGTTGGGAGGAAGGAGATGAGTCAACAAAGGCAGACCCTGAAGGTTCTTCTCCAAAGGGCTTTCCAGGAGGAGGAAGCACAGATAGAGGAACAGAAACCGGGCAACAAAACTACATCCATCTGATACCACCATCATAGCAAAATGCATCTTGCTTTGCCAAAAAAGTTGTAATTGTCACCCTCTGACCTTGTCCCTCCCACATGCCATGAACCTCAGAGCTCCTTTGGTTCACAAGGTCTCATCCAGCCAGAGGAAAAGTGAGGATTTGTCTTGTACAAAGTCAGTACACCGCGATCAGGAGGATGCAcaatcccttgcatctccagAGATGATGGTTTCGTATCCATGCTTTTTCATGTGCATTCTTATTTCATGTATCCGATTCAGTTTTGAAGTTTGCTTTTGTAGTGCATTGAGTATAAACGCTTCCCAATAAACTGCTTAATTTGTATCAGTAACATTTTGGATTCTGTGCCTTCCTTGTGACAAGCAAGTACCCACCAGAGTAGAAGTCACTCACAGGAAAAGAGACCTCCTACTTATGATGATTAGATTAACATGATGTGCAATTAATTGCATCTCCTGGAGTCACCCTAATGCATGTGAAATAAGTGTATTGAGCATAAACACTTTCCAATAAACTGTTTAAtttgctatcaaagatttcaggttttcacggctggcatcatcattagggcttgtagaatctttcaggctcaagtgccgtgttctactggagaaagtttttctcccAGATGTTTAGTTGTCAGCTGCGGATGTTCTcagctgaggatgttctccgcagctgagaacgaaacgtctggaagaaaaactttctccagtagaacacggcacttgagcccgaaagattctacaaaccctattgtttaatttgcatcagtaaaatttggGGCTTTCTGTCTACGAACAGGCAAGTACCTGCTGGGATAGTAGGAACCCATGGAATCAGAGACCTCCTCCTAAATATGACCAAATATtaatgaaagggcagcttctgtgagagctctctcagccccatctacctcacagggtgtttgttgtgggggtgaAAGGTAAAGGGAGATGGTGAGGTGCTCTGGGACTTTGAGATTGagaatgaagggtgggatacaaattcaatttcttcttcttctcctccttcttcttcagagATATAGTTTTGATTTCATCCCTGGGCCCCAAAAAATGCACCATATTAGACCAATAACAACCTTTATCAGAAttttgttatttgtatttttaaggtggttcCTTCAGGAAGCCTCAGTGCTCGTATGGGAAGTGTTTGGCCAGCAATGAATCGGAAGGCTTTGCACCTGCTTCGAGTAAAAGAAACTGGCTTACTCCATCACATACATACAGCTTAACAAGACGAGGACATTTATGATACTGAGGAAGTGGCAACACGAAATGCGTCTATTGTAACTTGTATGCTGTACCACTAAAATTACTATGGGCTCTGTTGAAATTGGTTTAATTGTCTCTGTATGGTTGAATGCtcgcatagagcgagttacagtaatccagcctgcaGGTGACCATTGTGTCTGTCACTATAGCTAGGTCCTGAGTGTAGGGCGTAGATGTCTGATCTGCCAAAGGCAGTAAAAGGCAAACCTGGCAACTGCAGTGACGTGGGCCTCCATAGACATTTGGAATCTGTCCCTTCCTGCTTGGTTGTCCCCACGTGCAGCCAATTACATCATGCTAGGGATATCCCTAGAGGCTGCCTAGGGATaaaagtttcagtttcagtttatttcagtttatatcccgcctttcccaccgaagcggctcagggcggcttacaacatataaaatctaacataaagtttggttttaaaaaaacatcaatttgcaacaatttaaaacagtaaaatagtaaaacatatagaacaaacgatgtgccaaagtgctacactacaaccttccataaagtttccaatgtcagttagttataggccagccggaagagggctgtcttacaggccctgcggaactgcccaaggtcccgcagggccctcacctcttccggcagctggttccaccagcaaggagccttTACCGAAAAGGTAAAAGCACTCTGACCTCAACCCCTCCCTCTACCCTGGGGGATgggcctatatcaggggtggccaacggtagctcttcagatgttttttgcctacagctcccatcagccccagctagcatggccaatggctggggctgatgggagttgtaggcaaaaaagcatctggagagctaccgttggccacccttggcctataggagtgcctgcctgcctggg
Above is a window of Heteronotia binoei isolate CCM8104 ecotype False Entrance Well chromosome 7, APGP_CSIRO_Hbin_v1, whole genome shotgun sequence DNA encoding:
- the LOC132574870 gene encoding mas-related G-protein coupled receptor member H-like, whose product is MLYICIVGLVGNGIVIYLLCFCIKRNPFTMCILNLAVADFGVLLILNLSVILILTDIENEHGFTFLQWFALFMYTASQLLLIAISIDRCASVLFPIWYRCHRPRQLSTTVCALLWVLSFLTSGSTAILQHFGASWTVYYTFTAGSVVFFPLVITSTMILLFKVFCKAQPRQRGRVLTIVLVTLLFYLIFAFPMNAIYTLNYFADDKHVHLEMYADLCACLNSCVNPLIYFLVGRKEMSQQRQTLKVLLQRAFQEEEAQIEEQKPGNKTTSI